A genome region from Mercenaria mercenaria strain notata chromosome 11, MADL_Memer_1, whole genome shotgun sequence includes the following:
- the LOC123530748 gene encoding fibropellin-1-like, with protein sequence MGRWSSDIDECASNPCYNGATCNNLLDQYTCDCTGGWQGYDCDVDIDECLSSPCINGTCTNLQNAYMCTCFPKYTARNCDYLIGSPMDGEWGQWEAWQGCSATCGTGRQRRYRACDDPPPDYGGQPCVGDGFDETSCSGGSACPGLYSF encoded by the exons atgggccgatggtctagtg ACATTGACGAGTGTGCGAGCAATCCGTGCTATAATGGAGCCACGTGTAACAACCTACTGGACCAATACACGTGCGATTGTACGGGTGGTTGGCAAGGCTATGACTGTGATGTTG atattgacGAATGTCTTAGTAGCCCGTGCATCAATGGCACGTGCACAAATCTCCAGAACGCCTACATGTGCACGTGCTTCCCAAAATACACCGCTAGGAATTGCGATTACT TGATCGGATCCCCAATGGATGGAGAGTGGGGTCAATGGGAGGCGTGGCAGGGTTGCTCTGCGACTTGTGGAACTGGACGGCAGCGTCGATACCGTGCCTGTGATGATCCACCACCAGATTACGGCGGCCAGCCATGTGTTGGTGACGGATTCGATGAAACCAGTTGCTCTGGAGGAAGTGCTTGCCCtggtttgtattcattttaa
- the LOC128546691 gene encoding fibropellin-3-like, translating to MFPSIRKHLIYTVLSSIDIDECASSPCQNGAACSNEQNRFVCTCTGGWTGTDCNTDVNECASNPCQNGATCHNNQNSYSCTCAGGWQGYDCDLDINECDSNPCHNGATCNNLQNQYTCTCAGGWQGNDCDQDINECASNPCKNGATCNNLLDQYTCTCAAGWQGYDCDQDIDECASNPCFNGATCNNLLDQYTCTCAGGWQGYDCDLDIDECLRKPMPEWSHVSQQPKTVTRAHVLEVGKDMTVI from the exons ATGTTTCCATCCATCAGAAAGCATCTAATCTATACTGTTTTATCATCTATAGATATTGACGAGTGTGCAAGTAGCCCGTGCCAAAATGGAGCTGCGTGCTCAAATGAGCAAAACCGTTTTGTATGCACGTGTACTGGTGGCTGGACAGGCACGGACTGTAACACAG ATGTCAACGAATGCGCGAGTAACCCGTGCCAGAATGGAGCTACATGTCACAACAACCAGAACAGTTACTCGTGCACGTGTGCAGGAGGCTGGCAAGGATACGACTGTGACCTGG ACATTAACGAATGCGACAGTAACCCGTGCCACAATGGAGCCACGTGCAACAATTTACAGAATCAGTACACGTGCACTTGTGCTGGTGGTTGGCAAGGAAACGACTGTGATCAGG ATATAAACGAGTGTGCAAGCAACCCGTGCAAGAACGGAGCCACGTGCAATAATTTACTAGATCAATACACATGCACGTGTGCAGCAGGTTGGCAGGGCTATGACTGTGATCAAG ATATTGATGAATGCGCAAGTAACCCGTGCTTTAACGGTGCTACGTGTAACAACTTGCTTGACCAGTACACGTGCACTTGTGCCGGAGGATGGCAAGGATATGACTGTGACTTAG ATATCGACGAGTGTTTGAGAAAACCCATGCCAGAATGGAGCCACGTGTCACAACAACCAAAAACAGTTACTCGTGCACATGTGCTGGAGGTTGGCAAGGATATGACTGTGATATAG